A stretch of Desulfotalea psychrophila LSv54 DNA encodes these proteins:
- a CDS encoding AbiTii domain-containing protein encodes MKIIEDIIELLSSGESNLSGALLKTKVLLHKLGEKKLLEWVNGELQGYPNKDLLPEYRILRLTVQGNISNGFCRATNHILPTLHLEDDLRDKIETAYMTKSIAVVEEYSRGSDIKMTIAPEMYSYIANGLADKFYVESAWGCYSAGAMTQIITEVTSRLLGFMLDVSENFTEELDSQSMKTRSKEVGVSELFNNAVFGDNTTIVVGNSNSQNINNVVSKKDLESLKSLLRENGVSTKDINELNDAIVLDKDCEEHKIRNFGSNVSTWVKKMISKTGTTAWDINVGVAGSLLASSISKFYGFLK; translated from the coding sequence ATGAAAATAATTGAAGATATAATTGAATTGCTTAGCTCAGGTGAGTCTAATTTGTCAGGGGCTTTGCTAAAAACAAAAGTGTTGCTTCATAAACTTGGAGAGAAAAAATTACTTGAATGGGTAAACGGGGAGCTTCAAGGATATCCAAACAAAGATTTGCTACCTGAATATAGAATTCTGCGATTAACAGTACAAGGCAATATCAGTAATGGTTTTTGTCGAGCCACAAATCATATTCTTCCAACTTTGCATTTAGAAGATGACCTCAGAGATAAAATTGAAACAGCATACATGACAAAAAGTATTGCTGTTGTAGAGGAGTATTCTAGGGGAAGTGATATTAAAATGACAATAGCCCCTGAAATGTATAGTTATATAGCTAACGGGCTGGCTGACAAATTCTATGTGGAATCAGCTTGGGGGTGTTATTCAGCTGGTGCAATGACTCAAATTATAACTGAGGTGACCTCGAGGCTGCTTGGGTTTATGCTTGATGTTTCTGAAAATTTTACGGAAGAGTTAGATTCTCAATCTATGAAAACAAGGTCAAAGGAGGTTGGTGTGTCCGAGCTATTTAATAACGCAGTATTTGGCGATAATACTACAATAGTTGTAGGTAATTCTAATTCGCAAAATATAAACAACGTTGTTAGTAAAAAAGATTTAGAATCTTTGAAGTCATTGCTTAGAGAAAATGGTGTAAGTACTAAAGATATAAATGAATTAAATGATGCTATAGTCTTAGACAAGGATTGTGAAGAACATAAAATAAGAAATTTCGGTAGCAATGTGTCAACTTGGGTAAAAAAAATGATTTCT